CATCAGTTCAGAAGGTATTGCACCACAGTTTATGGCGATAAAGGGTTGCTCAGCTCTAGCGCTCTGTAGATGAATAGAGCGGGCAGCAAGTTCTTTGCCTGCGCCTGACTCACCACTGATATAAACAGGAGCGTCACTGCGAGCAACCTTACTGATCTGTTGGCGTAGCTTGCGGATATTATCTGCTTCGCCAAGTAGTAGGTCTTTTTTGGGGATTTCCTGTTGTGGAGCCTGATTGCTATCCAGACGCAGGGCAAGTTGTGCCAAATTGCGTAAGCGCTCAAGATCTACTGGTTTACTCACAAAATCGAAAGCGCCAAGCTTTAGCGCTTTAATTGCAGTGTCCATATTCCCGTGAGCAGTTATAACCGCAATAGGGAGTTCAATCTCTGTACTTCCCTGGATATATTCAACTAGCTGTAGCCCATCTCCATCAGGTAGGCGTAAATCAGTTAGGCAAAAGCAATAAGTATTTTGGCTGAGTGCATTTTTAGCCTCGGAAAGCGTTGCTGCAGTATGGCAATCAACATCCATCCTTTGAAGGGTGAGACTAAGTAAGTTACAAATATCCGGTTCATCATCGACAACCAGTGCCAGTGGGCGCATCGTTATTCTTTCTTTTCTTGTTTTGTTCACTTTATACCAAAAGGCATGAAACGCGATTATGTCAGAAATTTCTGGTGAATAATGATCTAGTTACACGGAAAATTTCCTGAGCTAGATCAGGTCACACCAATAGAGTGAGCGAATTCAAGGCGGAAGCAGCTTTTATTGTCCTCACTTTGGCAATGATACAAACTGATTCTATTGGCTTCACACAGTTCTCGAGCAATATACAAACCGAGCCCGCTACCGGCCTTATCAGTGGTGAAAAACGGCTCAAACACTTGGTTTTTGACCTCGGGGGGAATGCCACTACCATTATCTTTAATATCCAATATAGAGTGGCCTTTCTCAGTATTATAGTATGCATGAACAGCTGCATAGCGCTGTCCAGTTTCCATTTCTGAGTGCCGCAATGCGTTGTCTGTTAGGTTCGTAATGACCTGTGATAACTGAGCGGAATCAAAGTTTGCTGGGATAAGCCGGTCTGGAACATCTAGTTCAATTCTGTTGTTTTGGGGGTTGGCTGTATTGAAGTCGGTAAGAAACTGTTTGAGCCAATTTCGCAGGTCATGCTCTTCTGGTGAATTTGCACGCCTTCTGGATAGTTGCATTACATTTTCAATGATTTGATTTACACGACCACTCTGCCGGCAAATAATTTCGATTAAATGTCGATCTTCATCTTTGAGCTGGGTAGATTCAGATAAAAGTTGCGCTGCATGGTTGATTGCAGAGAGTGGATTGCGAACTTCATGTGCAATAGAAGCGGTTAAGTGTCCTAAAGATGCAAGTTTGAGCTTCTGAGCTGCTTCAGTGAGCTTTCGATTATCCTCGACAAAAATCAGTGTGCTATTGCCACTTTTATGGCGTAATTGGGCAAAGTTGAGTTGTAGCTCGTCATTGTTACCGGCTTTAAAAAGTATACTTGTGTTTTCATCTTGCTGGCGCCAAGACTGAATCTGACGGTGAAGCTCAGAGTTGGGGGTTTCGCCAGACGTTAGCTGTGTTCCAAGTAAGCGAGTGGCGGCTCGATTGATCAACTCAGGCTTATTGGATGGCCCCATAACAAGCACGCCTGTATTCATCCTTTCAATGATTTGTTGTGCCAGCCTCTGAAGGTGTGCTGCCTGACGGCTTTGCTGGTCTGCGCGCAGATTGGCTTTATGGATACGCTCAGATAAATATTGAATTGCGCTGACGGTTACGAACATTAGTAAGCCAAGCCCACCTGCAGAAACAATATCTCTGCTGGAGCCGGAGCCTGACAAAAGGTGAAACAGTTGGAGGGAAATTACGCCCAGGCTAGCGATGGCTGCAAAAAATGCGCTCAGGCGTCTATCCAGCAGAATGGCACCGATTGAACAACTGATCAAAAGTAAATAGCCCAGACCAGAGTTCAGCCCCCCACTGGCTTCAATCAGTAACAGAAATACCAGGATATCGCACCCCAGAACAACTCCAATTTGGCTGTTATTAGTTTGATATGCCTTTTGTCGGAGAAAGAATAGCCATGTGATATTAAGCAGGGCATAGGATGCGGTGGTATAGACAAATAGTGTTGGCAAGTGCTCACCAAGTGAGCCCTCCCCAATATCTGAGAAAAATACTCCCAGCAAAACCAAGGCTATTGCAACCCGATATATAGCGCTAATCCGTAGGAGTTCGTGATGTTGTAAGGGGGATGTCTGGGAACTGCTCACTGTAGATGCCCGGTATTCTTGTAGTGGTGAGCCGCTGCTGTTGTTACCCCGATGGGGTTACAATAGCGGCCTGTCTTGTCCGAGGTTCAACGATGTCTACTTTGCAGTTAGTGCTGGCACAAATCAATTCCCTGGTGGGAGATATTCCAGGGAATACCAAGCAGGTGATAGAAATTGCGCGCCGAGCGTACCAGGAACTGGGTGCAGACTTGGTACTTTTCCCAGAACTGACCCTGTGCGGCTACTCTCCTGAAGACTTGTTGTTGCGCCCCAGTATGCAGGTTCGTATTGATGCGGCATTGGATCAACTCAAAGCTGCAGAACTGCCCTGCGCCATTGTTGTAGGTTACCCCAAGCTGCTCGATGGCGTTATGTTCAATATGGCGGGGGTCATAGTTGAGGGAGAGTTAATCGCAGAATATGCCAAACAAAAGCTGCCTAACTATCAGGTCTTTGATGAAAAGCGTTACTTCAAGCCGGGTAAATCTCCCTGTGTAGTGCATATCAAGGGAGTTCCTGTGGGGCTGAGTGTTTGTGAGGATATTTGGTTTCCAGAGCCCATCAAGCAGTCAGTCGATGCTGGAGCCAAGTTGATTCTCAACATCAATGCATCACCTTTCCATCGGGGCAAGGCTCAACAGAGGCTGGAATTGGTTTCCAGGCAGGCAAGAAATGCCGGAGTCCCCATTGCCTATGTAAACTGGTGCGGCGGTCAGGACGAGCTGGTTTTTGACGGTGGCTCAATTGTTGTTGACGCTGAGGGAGAGGTATGTGCCAGGGCTGAGGAGTTTACAGAGCAGTTGTTGCCAGCTTCCATATCTTTGCAGGGACAGGATTTGACGGTACTCCCTGGGGAAATTGCTCCTCCTCGCGGCGATTTGGCTTCCGTGTACCAAGCCCTGGTACTTGGGGTGCGCGACTACGTTAATAAAAATGGTTTTAATGGTGTTGTGCTGGGGTTGTCGGGTGGAATCGACTCAGCTCTTACATTGGCAGTTGCGGTCGATGCGCTGGGTAAAGAGCGTGTTGAGGCAGTAATGATGCCGTTTCGCTATACCTCGGATCTGAGTAAAGGTGATGCGGCCGATCAGGCGGAAAGAATGGGGGTTCACTATCGGGAAATTAGTATCGAGCCCATCTTTGATTCGTTTATGGGCGCTCTCGCTGAAGAATTTGCTGGCAGTGAGAGGGATACCACTGAGGAGAACCTGCAGGCCCGCTCTCGTGGCGTTCTTTTGATGGCTATCTCCAATAAGAAGGGCGCGATGGTCCTGACCACGGGTAACAAGAGTGAAATGGCCGTTGGTTACGCAACCTTATACGGGGATATGGTAGGCGGATTCAATGCCCTGAAGGATGTTCCCAAAGTATTGGTATTCGAGCTGGCCCGTTACCGCAACACAATTTCTGAAGTGATTCCTGAAACGGTCATTACTCGACCACCCAGTGCGGAGCTGGCCCCGGACCAGGTGGATTCTGACAGCCTTCCGCCTTATGAGATCCTGGATCAAATTCTCAATTTCTATGTCGATCAAGACCACAGCGCTGAGGAAATCATTCAGCGTGGCTTCCAGAGAGAGGATGTAGAGCGTGTGGTCAGGTTAGTGGGGCGCAATGAGTACAAGAGGCGCCAGGCAGCCATCGGGGTGCGTATTTCTGAACGCGGATTTGGAAGGGATCGCCGCTATCCCATCACCAATGGCTGGAAGCTGGGTGACTAGCTCTCCTGAAAATAGAAACGGCGCCGAATGGCGCCGTTTCTATTTTTAAGTGATAAGTTACAGAAGCTCTGGAGGCAGGGGAGTCTCGTCCCGGTTGTATTCGGGATTATACAGTTCCCGGCTGTCAAAGCCCCGCGGGTCAGATTTTTCAAACAGGCCCAAGGTAACCCTGTGCACTAGACTGCGGCCGCTTGGACCTTTGTAAAAGTCGTAGTTGAAAGTGCCGTCTTCGTTAAAAGCGGGGTGCTTTGGATAGTTATTGCGCAGTACATCCAGGGCATTAGCCTCGAGATCTTGCATTTCCATCAAATGGTAACCTTGAACCATAACTGCCAGGGCATCGGGAATTGCGGGTGTCTGCTGGAAGTTTTCCACAATGTAGCGGCCGCGATTGGCTGCTGCGAGGTAGGCGCCGCGCTTAAAGTAGTAGTTAGCCACGTGAACTTCATAGCGAGCCAGCAGGTTACGCAAGTGGATCATGCGCTTTTGCGCGTCTGGAGCGTAGCGGCTCTCAGGGTAGCGGGCCATTAACTGGGAGAAATAAGCGAATGACTCTCGAGCCGATCCTGGGTCGCGACTGGTCAAGTCGGTAGGCATAAAGCGCTCGAACAGGCCTGTGCCCTCAGTAAAGGAGGACAGGCCCTTCATGTAGTAGGCGTAGTCGACATTGCGGTGCTGGGGGTGTAGGCGGATAAAGCGGTCTGCAGCGGCGATAGCAGCATCGTTTTCATAGTTGCGGTAGTAGGCATAGATCAGCTCAAGCTGAGCCTGTTCCGCGTAGTTGCCGAATGGGAAGTTGTCTTCCAGGGCTCGCAGGTTTCTGATGGCAAGATCCCACTGGCTGGTTCGCAGCTGTCGCTGGGCCATCTCGTAGTATGCCTGCTCTGTACGTGAACCTGTGGGTAGGCCCACTTCCGAATCATCTGTGTTGGCGCAGGCAACCAATATTGCGGACACCAAGGCCAGCCACAGCATTTTCCAGGTCTGCATAGCCCCTCGCTCTATCATTCTTACACTCTACCTTATTAAACTACCCACCAGTATTAACCTGGCGCGTCGGACATTTAACCACAGTCGCGGAGCTGCCCAAAGTATTTGCAATTGATTGATGATTGAACACCTAAAACTAGATATCCAAGTTCCTGCCAATATGGCTGGTCGACGCTTAGACCAGGCCGCAGCCGAATTAATTCCCGATTTTTCGCGCGCGCGCCTCCAATCGTGGATCAAAGGCGGTCAGCTCACCTTAAACGGAGCCCCAGCTAAGGCCAAGGAAAAGCTCTTTGGCGGCGAGCTTATCCAGCTTCGCGCAGAGCTGGAACCCCAAGGTAGCTGGGCTGCCCAGGACCTCGACCTCAATATTATGTACGAAGATGACTGCCTGATGGTGGTCAATAAGCCCGCGGGCCTCGTAGTCCACCCCGCTGCCGGTAACCCCGACGGCACTCTGCTCAATGGCCTTCTTCATCACAATCCAGCACAGGAGCTGATACCCCGAGCCGGTATTGTTCACCGGCTGGATAAGGACACCAGTGGCCTGATGGTTGTGGCTAAGACTTTGGCCGCTCAGACCCATCTCGTGGATCAATTAAAGCAGAGAACGGTGAGTCGACAGTATGATGCTTTGGTCCAAGGATATATCACCGCTGAGGGTCGTGTTGATGCGCCCATCGGTCGGCATCGTCAAAATCGTCTCAAGATGGCTGTTTTGGACTTTGGCGGCAAAGAGGCGATCACTCATTATCGTGTACGGGAGCGTTACAGCGCTTACACGCTCTTACGCTGCAAGCTAGAAACCGGCCGTACTCATCAGATTCGGGTACACATGGCCCATATTAGGCACCCGCTCGTGGGAGATCCACTCTACGGAGGCCGCCCAAAGTTGCCTCCAGAGGCCTCGGCAGACCTTGTTGAAGCTCTCCAGAGCTTCCCCCGGCAGGCTCTGCATGCGGCTGAACTAGCGCTAGTACACCCCACCAGTGGACAGGGCATGCATTGGTGTGCGCCAATGCCTGCTGACATGCAAGCACTGCTCGATCAGTTGCGTGCTGATGAGCCCTGAAGTACCGGTTATAAATTCGCCTGGGCACCTATCGCCGGTTCTCGAAAGGACAATTTCGCAAAGCAAGATATCTCAATGCCAAGTAACCACTACCTGATACCCGACTGGCCCGCACCCGCAGGGGTGAGGGCGGCGACAACGCTACGCACTGGGGGCCAAAGTTGTGGCCATTTCTCCTCTTTTAACCTGGCGGCTCACGTGGGGGACAAGGAGTCAGCTGTTACTGCCAATCGCCAACAGTTGAGGGGGAGCTTGAGTTGCCCTCAGAACCGCAGTGGCTGGAGCAGATCCATAGTGACAAGGTAGTGGAGGCAAGTGATGACGCCTTAGTTCGAACCGCAGATGCCTGCTTTAGTATGAAAAGAGGTGTTGTCTGTGCCGTACTAACCGCAGACTGTTTGCCTGTTTTGCTATGCGATAAGAGTGGTACCCGTGTAGCAGCAGCCCATGCCGGGTGGCGCGGATTGGCCGGTGGTATATTGCGCAACACCGTACGGGCGATGAAGTGTGATCCTGAGGAGTTGATGGTTTGGTTGGGTCCAGCGATTGGCCCGGAGGCCTTTGAAACCGGAATCGATGTCCTCGAGGCATTCTTTGAAAATGCAATTAGCAGTCGACACACAGAAAAAATCGCTAGCTGTTTCCGCCCACACACTAAGAAACCACTGCACTTTTTAACAGATATCTACGCCTTGGCTCGCACGGAGTTGGCAGAGCTGGGGGTTGGCGAGGTGTACGGTGGGGGGCTCTGCACAATGTCAGAACCTGAGAAGTTTTTTTCCTACCGCAGAGAGTCTGAAACCGGCCGTATGGCAACTTTGATATGGCGGGATAAAGACTGAATTGAAGTTCTATATGGCATATTTTTTCTATGTAAGCCATTCGATAATATTGGGGCAGCTTGGGCAATTACAAGGCTGGGTGTTGACTGAGCTGTAAAAACCATAAGAGATAGATTTGCCGCAAAACCACTTTGCATAGAATAAATGCCGCTATTGATTTAAATCATTGAAAACCCTTCCTGCGCCCCTATTTTACTTGTCAGTACCATAGCGAATGTAAAAGGCAAATTAGTGCCACTATTACAGCGCTTCTGAAAAAATCGAGTAAAAGAGGTTTCGTTCATGCGAATTGACCGAATGACAAACCCGCTACAGGCGGCATTTGCTGATGCGCAATCCCTAGCGGTAGGGCGCGACCACAACCAGATTTATCCCGAGCACTTGATTCTGGCACTGCTTAACCAGAATAACGGAAGCGTACCCGCATTCCTGTCACAGGCGGGATTTAACCTAAACGGGTTGCGCAATGACCTTGCCAAGCGATTGGACAGCCTGCCGAGGGTGACTTCCCCCACGGGTGATGTGGGGATGTCCCAGGAATTAATGCGCTTAATGAATCTCACGGACAAGCGAGCCCAACAAAATGGTGACAGTTTTATTTCCAGTGAAACTGTATTACTGGCGGCTTTCGACTCTGCGGCGGGAGAGATTTCCAAAATCTTAAATGCCAACGGCGACATTAAACAATTAGAGGCGGCAATTCAAAAAGTGCGTGGCGACGAAAAAGTGGATGACCCCAATGCGGAAGAGGCGCGCCAGGCGCTGGATAAATATACTCTAGACCTGACCGAGAGGGCTCTGGCCGGCAAGCTTGACCCGGTGATCGGCCGCGATGATGAAATACGACGGACGATTCAAGTCTTACAGCGGCGTACCAAGAATAACCCTGTACTAATTGGTGAGCCGGGTGTTGGTAAAACTGCCATTGTTGAAGGGCTCGCTCAACGTATCGTCAATGGTGAAGTGCCGGAAGGGCTAAAGGACAAACGTCTTCTTTCCCTGGATTTGGGGGCATTGTTGGCGGGCGCAAAATTTCGTGGAGAATTTGAAGAGCGATTAAAAGCGGTACTCAACGAGTTATCCAAACAGGAAGGTCGCATTATTCTCTTTATCGATGAGATCCACACGATGGTGGGTGCCGGTAAAGCTGAGGGGGCCATGGATGCGGGAAACATGCTGAAGCCCGCTTTGGCCCGTGGAGAACTGCATTGTGTCGGTGCAACCACTCTGGATGAGTATCGGCAATATATTGAAAAAGATGCAGCGCTTGAGCGGCGTTTCCAAAAAGTATTGGTTGATGAACCAACTGAAGAGGATACGGTTGCGATTCTGCGCGGATTGAAAGAACGCTACGAAGTACACCATGGCGTTGATATTACCGACTCTGCAATTATTGCCGCGACAAAATTATCGCAACGTTATATCACTGACCGTCAATTACCAGATAAAGCAATTGATCTTATTGATGAAGCCGCCAGCCGGATACGCATGGAGATCGATTCCAAACCGGAATCCATGGATAAATTGGAGCGCCGTTTAATTCAATTAAAGATTGAACGAGAGGCGGTTAAAAAGGATACGGATGATGAGGCGACTAAAAAACGCCTATCGAAACTGGAAGAAGAGATTCTACAACTGGAGCGGGAATACTCCGACCTTGAAGAGGTTTGGAAGGCGGAGAAGGCACAGCTTGCCGGCAGCCACGACCTCAAGGAAAAGCTGGAGCAGGCCAAGCTCGATATGGAGTCTGCACGGCGTGCAGGTGATCTCAATAGAATGTCTGAATTACAGTACGGTGTAATTCCACAACTTGAACAACAGCTTAAAAGTGCCGCTAGCGCTGAAGCTTCTGAAGAACCCCGCCTGCTGCGCAATCGGGTGACCGATGAAGAGGTGGCTGAAGTGGTATCCCGCTGGACGGGTATTCCTGTATCTAAGATGCTCGAAGGTGAGCGTGAAAAGCTACTGCGAATGGAAGATGAGTTGCACAAGCGGGTCATCGGACAGGGGGAAGCGGTGGAAGCGGTTGCTAATGCCGTACGCCGCTCAAGGGCGGGGCTAGCTGATCCCAACCGACCCAATGGCTCATTCTTGTTCCTCGGCCCAACCGGTGTGGGTAAGACGGAATTATGCAAGGCATTGGCTCAGTTCTTGTTTGACACAGAAGACGCCATGGTGCGAATCGATATGTCGGAATTTATGGAGAAGCACTCTGTGGCCCGACTGATTGGCGCCCCCCGGATATGTAGGTTATGAAGAAGGGGGATACCTGACTGAAGCGGTGCGGAGAAAGCCCTATTCTGTTGTGCTATTAGACGAAGTGGAGAAAGCGCATCCCGATGTATTCAATATTCTTTTACAGGTTCTTGATGATGGCCGCCTGACCGACGGCCAGGGGCGCACGGTAGACTTTCGTAATACCGTTGTCGTAATGACTTCAAACCTTGGCTCAGATTTAATTCAAAAATACGCCACAGCTGAAAATGGTGATGACCTGGACGCTGAAATTCGTTATCGACAGATGAAAAGTGCGGTGATGGAAGTGGTGGGGAACCATTTCAGGCCAGAGTTCATAAATCGTATTGACGAAGTGGTTGTTTTCCATCCACTGGATAAGGCAGAAGTACGCTCTATTGCCGAAATTCAGTTGCAACAACTTTGCCGTCGACTGACAGAGAGGGACCTGAAATTAGAGGTATCTGAAAGTCTGCTGGATAAATTAGCAGAAGTTGGGTTCGATCCCGTTTATGGTGCACGGCCATTAAAGCGTGCTATTCAGGTATGGCTGGAAAACCCGCTGGCGCAAGATGTTCTCGCCGGTAAGTTTTCCCCTGGAGCAACGATCCACGCGGATGTTGAAGGCGATAAAGCCGTATTCCGATAAAAAAGCACTTGGGGGTGCCATATGGTGCACCCCTAAACTCCCACCGATTCCTCACTCTCTCCATATCTATACTCACAGGTGCGCTAATCCGTTTGTTCGGATATTTACGTAGAGGGGCACCCCTCCGTAGCGCATAGTTTCCCTTGCAAGTATCAGTTTATAGTTTTTATTGACGACACCTTACGGGGGCCTGATATCAGTAAGCGTATGTTGCTAATGCTGCTGGGATGCCTTTTGCTCTTCGGCGGAATTTTTGCTTATAAATTAATTGGCAGGCATATGGTGAATCAGTTCATAGACAACTTAGCCCTGCCTGCGGCCACAGTGACTTCAGCAACCGCCCAGTTTCAATATTGGAAGGAAGACCTGAGAGGAATAGGCACCATTCGAGCTGTTAATGGTGTAGAGGTTACTACCGAAGCTCAGGGGGTTATCAGCGCTATTCACTTCAAGTCGGGCCAGCATGTTAGGAAGGGCGATTTATTGGCGGAAATTTTTGCTGAACCGGAAAAGGCGCAGTTGCAGGTGTTGGATGCAGAGCTTCGCTTGGCCCGTCGTAATTACGTGCGGATCAAGACTCTGCTGGGGCGAGGTGTAACAACCGAAGCAGATTTGGATAGCGCTCGCAGTACTTTGGACCAGGTGGTTGCCAATATAGAAGTGCAGCGGGCCAGGGTGGATCAGCGAGTTATCGTGGCGCCTTTTAGTGGAGTACTGGGAATTCGACAAATCGATCTTGGGCAGAATGTAAGCCCGGGGGAGTCTGTTGTTTCTCTACAGCAACTTGATCCTATTTTTGTTGATTTTTCCCTCCCTGAACAAAAATATGCCTTGGTTAAGGCTGGGCTTGCTATTCAGTTGACAACAGATGCTTTCCCTAAAAATACCTACGAAGGAAGAATTACTGCTGTTGACCCTCAGGTGGATAGTGCAAGTAGGAACTTTCTGATTCAAGCTACTCTGAAAAACCCCCAACACGATTTACGTCCTGGGATGTTTGCCCAGGTATCCGTAAAGATAAGTGCACAGCGAAAAGTGCTCGTTATTCCCAGAACCGCATTGGCTTTTGCTCCCTATGGGGTGGCGGTTTTTGTGTTGGAGCCCGATAAAGATGGTGAGCATATGGTCGCAGTTAAACGATTTGTGAAAACTGGTGAGGAACGTGGGGATCTAGTTGAAATTATACAAGGACTTTTGGTGGGGGATATAGTGGCTAGCAGCGGATTACTCAAACTTCGCAATGGAGAGAAAGCGGTTATCAATAATCAGAATCAACCCCCAGAAAGCGTGGACCCCACACCGGAAAATAGTTAAACCTGGAATTTATAGGTTGTGAATTTCACAGAGATTTTCATTCGAAAACCAGTGTTGGCCTGCGTAGTCAGCCTATTTATTTTTCTATTGGGTTTGAGGTCGCTAACGGAATTAAATGTCAGGCAGTACCCGGAACTTGAAAATGCAGTTATTACAGTAACCACCGTTTATGTTGGTGCCGACTCAGATCTAGTACAGGGGTTTATTACTACGCCGCTTGAGCAGGAGATTGCTACTGCAGATGGTATAGATTACATGGTCTCCACCAGCGTGCAAGGTCTCTCGACGATAAACGTTTATGTACGTTTTGATTACGATCCAAATGAAGTGTTAACTCAGGTCGTTGCCAAGGTAAATAAGCTGCGCAGTGAATTGCCTGATGAATCAGAGGATTCCAGTGTGGAAATGCAGCAGGGAGAAACCACTGCTGCAATGTACCTTTCTTTTTCCTCAAATATTCTCGCTAATAATCAAATCACGGATTATCTGACACGCGTTGTTCAACCTAAATTGGCGACTATAGCTGGTGTGCAGCGAGCTCGCCTTTTGGGGGACAGTACCTTTGCAATGAGAGTCTGGTTAAAACCGACAGAGATGGCGGCATTGGAAGTCACACCTGCGGATATTTCTGATGCGCTTAGGGATAATAATATTCTGTCGGCAGTTGGTTCGACCAAGGGAACCCGTGTGGCACTGGAAATACGTGCGGATACAGATATTGCACGTCAATTGGATTTTCGCAAGCTAGTGGTTAGAGCCGATGGGGATAAGTTGGTTCGTCTAGGTGAAGTGGCGGAGATAGAGTTAGGAGCTGAATCCTATGACAGCTCTGTGACTTTTAACGGACAATCGGCCACTTTTATTGCTATTGAGGTGGCACCCGATGCGAACTCCCTTGATGTTATTAAAAAAGTACGCGAGGAGTTAGAGCAGAAAATTTTTCCACAGTTGCCAGAGGGTATGCTAGGCGAGATTCCTTACGACAGTACTGAATATATTCAGGACTCCATTGAAGAAGTCGTCAAAACAATTGTTGAAGCAGTATTTATAGTAATTTTGGTGATTTATTTGTTTCTGGGGTCAGTTCGCAGCGTATTGATTCCAGCAATTGCACTACCGCTTTCTCTTGTTGGTGCATTCTTTTTAATGTTATTAATGGGATTTTCCATCAACTTGCTCACATTGCTAAGCATGGTTCTGGCAATCGGAATTGTTGTTGATGATGCCATCATTGTTTTGGAAAATGTCCATCGACATATAGAAGAGGGCTTGCCTCCAAAAGAGGCTGCGATCGTAGGGGCTCGAGAGTTGGCATGGCCTGTAGTGGCCATGACTACAACGCTAATTGCAGTGTATATTCCGATTGGTTTTCTCGGTGGTTTAACCGGGACCCTATTCATAGAGTTTGCATTCTCCCTAGCTGGCGCCGTATTACTGTCTGGAGTGGTTGCTCTTACTTTATCTCCCATGATGGCCTCGAAAATATTAAAGCCTCGCGATGGTGGAGGTACCCGGTTTGAAATTTGGCTGGAACGCCAATTTAATCGACTTCAGACGAGATTTGAAAAATCGCTCCATTCTTCTCTTGATGAGCGCCGAGTTATTTTGGTTTTCGGCTTAATTGTATTGATAAGTTGTTACTTCTTATTTGTGACGTCCCCTCAAGAGCTTGAACCTACAGAGGATAGGGGGCTTGTTCTTACAATTTCTACTGCCGATGCTTACGCAACTTTAGATTATGTTGAACAGTACAGTGGTGAACTTAATGTCATTGCTGAGAGATTTACTGAGGTTGAAAATCTTTTTCTGCTTAATGGGGCGGGCACCTTCAGTAGTGGTGTTAATAATGCGGTGGCCGGGTTTGTTTTGGCTCCCTGGGAAGGGAGAGACCGCGATACGGAAAAGATGCAGGAGTTGATTAGCAGTGATGTACAGCAAATAGCCGGGTTAAAAATAGCCGTTGTGGTGCCACCAAGTCTGCCAACTGCGGGAGGGCAGCTTCCGGTTGAATTTGTTATCGGTTCTACAGAGCCCATGGAGAATCTGGCATCGGTGGCAAGCGATATTATGACCCGAGCCCTTGAGAGTCGAAAGTTTATTTTTCTAGATTCTGATCTGAAAATTGATAAACCAAAAATTGTAATAGAAATTGATCGTGATAAAGCGGCCAGTATGGGTGTGGAAATGGTGGACTTGAGTCGTGACTTAGGTGCGATGTTATCCGGAGCTTATGTTAACCGTTTTTCC
This DNA window, taken from Microbulbifer sp. MKSA007, encodes the following:
- a CDS encoding efflux RND transporter permease subunit → MNFTEIFIRKPVLACVVSLFIFLLGLRSLTELNVRQYPELENAVITVTTVYVGADSDLVQGFITTPLEQEIATADGIDYMVSTSVQGLSTINVYVRFDYDPNEVLTQVVAKVNKLRSELPDESEDSSVEMQQGETTAAMYLSFSSNILANNQITDYLTRVVQPKLATIAGVQRARLLGDSTFAMRVWLKPTEMAALEVTPADISDALRDNNILSAVGSTKGTRVALEIRADTDIARQLDFRKLVVRADGDKLVRLGEVAEIELGAESYDSSVTFNGQSATFIAIEVAPDANSLDVIKKVREELEQKIFPQLPEGMLGEIPYDSTEYIQDSIEEVVKTIVEAVFIVILVIYLFLGSVRSVLIPAIALPLSLVGAFFLMLLMGFSINLLTLLSMVLAIGIVVDDAIIVLENVHRHIEEGLPPKEAAIVGARELAWPVVAMTTTLIAVYIPIGFLGGLTGTLFIEFAFSLAGAVLLSGVVALTLSPMMASKILKPRDGGGTRFEIWLERQFNRLQTRFEKSLHSSLDERRVILVFGLIVLISCYFLFVTSPQELEPTEDRGLVLTISTADAYATLDYVEQYSGELNVIAERFTEVENLFLLNGAGTFSSGVNNAVAGFVLAPWEGRDRDTEKMQELISSDVQQIAGLKIAVVVPPSLPTAGGQLPVEFVIGSTEPMENLASVASDIMTRALESRKFIFLDSDLKIDKPKIVIEIDRDKAASMGVEMVDLSRDLGAMLSGAYVNRFSLDNRSYKVIPQVERVDRLTPDQLEQYYIRAVNDKLVPVSTLIRLTETVEPQQLKRFQQLNAVTISGVPRPGITLGEALMVLDNAAKEILPVEYSVDYSGQSRQFKTEGSDLVVTFFFALIVIYLVLAAQFESWRDPLIMLVTVPMSVCGAMIFVSLGLTTLNIYTQVGLVTLIGVISKHGILIVEFANKLQLSGLDKRSAIEQATSIRLRPILMTTASLVLAMVPLLIASGPGGGARFAMGLVVATGMTIGTLFTLFVVPAMYMYLGRNFEAEAVAAS